The genomic window TCAAGAGCGACAGCCTCTCCATCCAGTCCTTCGATTACCGCGTCGGCGACAAGATTCCCGAAGAGCAGTGGAAGAAGTTGTATCTTTATGACTGACCGCCGAAATTTTCGGCGTGCCGACGAAGTTTAGCCCCCGCTTTTCTTGCCGCTCCGCCAGCGGCTCTGTAACCCTGCTTGCTGATCGAAGCGAGGGAGACGGACATGGCGACACGATTCAAGGGACTTTCGGCTTTTCCGATTACGCCGGCTGACGAGGCCGGGCGGGTCGATGTCGAGGCCTTCTCCGCCCTGATCGCGCGGCTGGATGCGGCGGAGGTCGATTCCGTCGGTATCCTCGGCAGCACCGGCATCTATATGTATCTCACGCGTGAGGAGAGACGTCGCGCCATCGAGGCAGCCGCCACGATCCTGAGGGGCAGGCGCACACTGATGGCAGGCGTCGGCGCCTTGCGCACCGATGAAGCCGTGGCGCTGGCGAAGGATGCCGAAGCGGCCGGCGCGGACGCGCTGCTGCTCGCGCCCGTGTCCTACACGCCGCTGACGCAGGAAGAGGCCTATCACCATTTCGCCGCCGTGGCCGGCGCGACGGCGCTGCCGCTCGCCATCTACAATAACCCGACGACCACCCGCTTTACCTTCAGCGATGAGCTTCTGGTGCGGCTGGCCTATATCCCGAATATCCGCGCCATCAAGATGCCGCTGCCGGCCGATTCCGATTACGCCGGTGAGCTTGCGCGTCTGCGCCCCAAGCTGTCGGACGATTTCGCCATCGGCTACAGCGGTGACTGGGGCTGCACTGAGGCCACGCTCGCGGGCGGCGACACCTGGTACAGTGTGGTTGCCGGCCTGCTGCCCGTTCCGGCCCTGCAACTGATGCGGCCGGCTCAGGCCGGCAATGAGGAGGAGGCAAAAAGGCTCGACGCGGCCTTCCAGCCGCTTTGGGCGCTGTTTCAGGAATTCGGCAGCATCCGCGTGGTTTATGCCGCCGCCAACATCCTTTCGCTCACGGTGAGCGAACCGCCCCGGCCAATCCTGCCGCTCAGCAGCGCGGAGCGCCAGCGGGTGGAAGGGGCGCTGGAGGCACTATCCGCGCCGGAAACCGCGCCATAATTCGGGCGCTTTGCGGGCGGATTGCCACGGGAATACACTGCATGACACTGCATGATACTGCGGAAAATGAAAATGATGCGTCGCTTCCTCCTTGCTGCCCTGCTTGCCTCTGCCGCCTCCACCGCCTTTGCGGGGAACGGCCTTGTCGAACCGTCGCTGAAAATGACGCCGCAGCATGACGGCAAGGTGCGGGTGGCAATGACGCTCGATGCCTGCATGGGCAAGACCGACCACCGCATCCTCGATACGCTGGTGCGCGAGCGAATTCCCGCGACGATCTTCGTCACCACCCGCTGGCTGAAGCACAATGGCGAGGCCCTCGCGGTGCTGATGGCGCATCCTGACCTCTTCGAGATCGAAAACCACGGCGAAAATCATGTGCCGGCAGTCGATAAACCCGTGTCCATCTACGGCATAGCCGCTGCCGGCTCCGAGGCGGCGGTCATACAGGAGGTGGAGGGCGGCCGTCAGGCGATCGTCGCCGCCACCGGGCTCCAGCCGCAATGGTTCCGTGGTGCGACGGCCAAATATACGAATTCCTCCATGGCCACCATCAACCGCCTCGGCATGCGGGTGGCGGGTTATTCCGTCAATGGCGATGGCGGCTCGCTTCTGGGCGCCGCCGCGACGGCAAAACACATCGCTGCTGCAAAAGATGGCGACGTCATCATCTCCCACATCAACCAGCCCACCCATGAAGCGGGCGAGGGCGTGGTGAAGGGCCTTCTGGCGCTGAAGGCGCGCGGGGTGATTTTCGCACGGCTGGACGACCCGTCCTTTGCACCGCCGGGGAATTGAAGCTGGGACAGATCTTTCCTCATTCCTGTGACAAGCACAGAAATGAGGTCGTGAGCCACATCCACGCCCGTTTTTCGGCGGCATGCCGCTCGAATTTGCGCTAGCATCCCCCCATGATGCTGTTCAAACGCCCCGACACTGAAACACTCTATTCCGCCCTTGTGAACAAGGACCCCGCCTATGAAGGCGTGGCCTATGTCTGCGTGACCTCCACCAAGATTTTCTGTCGCTTCACCTGTACGGCGCGCAAGCCGAAGATCGAGAACTGCCGGTTCCGTGAAACCATCGCCGAATGCCTGGAGGCTGGTTTCCGCCCGTGCAAGCGCTGCAAGCCGATATTGTCCTATGGCACGGCCGACGAAACCGTGACCGCGCTTCTGACCGCGCTGGAAAACGAACCGGCGCGGCGCTGGCGCGAGGAGGATGTGGTGGCGCTCGGCCATGATCCCTCCACCGTACGGCGCACCTTCAAACGCCGTTTCGGCATGAGCTTCCTGGAAATCGCCCGGCTGCGGCGGGTGGGAGATGCGGCGGAAAGCCTTGCCTCGGGCGAAGCGGTGATCGGCGCGCAGATCGATGCCGGTTACGAATCCGGCAGCGGCTTTCGCTCGGCCATCAACCAGTTTTTCGGCACCTCGCCCGCCGCCATGAAGGGCAGGGGGTTCCTCAAGGGCGACTGGATCGATACCCCGATCGGTCCGATGCTGGCCGTCGCTGACGATCACGCCCTGCATCTCCTCGAATTCGCCGACCGGCCCGCCCTTCCTGCCGAGTTGAAGCGGCTGAAGGCGCGCACCGGCGCGGATATGGTGCTCGGCCGCACCGCGGTCACGGGCCAGATCGCCGCGGAACTCGCCGCCTATTTTGCCGGCAATTCTGCCGCCTTCGAAACCCGGCTCGCGGGCCACGGCACGCCCTTCGAACGCGATGTCTGGCGGAACCTGCGGGAGATTCCGGCAGGTGAGATTGTCAGCTATTCCTCGCTCGCAACTAGCATGGACAGGTCCTCCGCCGTGCGCGCAGTGGCCCGTGCCAATGGCGCCAACCAGATCGCCATCGTCGTTCCCTGCCACCGGGTGTTGGGCGCGGATGGCAGCCTGACGGGGTATGGCGGGGGGCTATGGCGCAAGAAGTGGCTGATTGAGCACGAGCGCCGCATGGCGAGCGCGCAGGGATTGCCGCTCGCTTCCTGAGCGGCCTGGCGGTTGGGTTTCAGGAGGTTGTTAATTGATAGTGGAGTGGGTGGGTGTGGTTTACCCCCCTCTGCCCTGCCGGGCATCTCCCCCTCAAGGGGGGAGATCGGCAGGAGGCGCTTTCGTCGCTCCATTCTCAAGCGTCGAGATGGGCGAGACCTCGCCGCTTGTCGATCTCCCCCCTTGAGGGGGAGATGCCCGGCAGGGCAGAGGGGGGTAAACCCCACGCGCCCTCCGCCAACGGACAATCCCCTGAAAGCCCACACCTAGAGCATTTTCGCACTTCCGACCAGAAACCCGGCGTCTAATCCGGCAGCTTAGGCACCACTCGCCGCGAGGGAAACAGTTCCCGCGTCACCGTCATGGCGATCAGTGACAGCGGCAGGGCCAGCATGGCGCCGGCCGCTCCCCACATCCATGTCCAGAAGATGATCATCACGAAGACGAGGAAGGGGTTGATCTCCATGTTGCGGCCCACGACAGCCGGAAAGGCGAGGTTTTCCATCAACAGGTGAATGGTGAAGAAGATCGCCGCCGGCATGAGCGCCAGAATCATGTTGTCATGGGTGATGATGCCGGCCACCGTCAGCGAAATCGTCATGGCGGTGATGCCGAGAAACGGCACGAAGCTGGAGAGGAAGGCAAACAGCCCCCAGAGCAGCGGCATGGCCAGCCCGCCGAAATAGGCAATGACCACCATGGTCACGCCAAGCCCGGCATAGATCAGCGCCGCCGTGGCGAAATAGGTGCCGAGCACCTCCTCCACCGAACCGATGATGCGGATGGTGCGCAGCCGCTGGTGGCGGGCGGGAAAAGCCATGATGATCGCCTTGCGCAACCGCAGCCGGCTGTAGAGAAACATCAGCAGCGCGGCGAGGAAGATCAGGCCTTGAATGACGGCGGGGGTGATGTTGGCGCCGATCACGGAAATGATCTCGCCGCTGCGCGAAATCAGCGATTCCATCGACATAGACCCCATGCTGAAACTGGCGGCTGAAATATTCAGCCATCGGAGGCTTTGCAGATAGGGCAGGAAACGGTCGATGCTGCGTTCCACCAGCGCCGGCCCCTCCGAGGCCAGCAGAGAGAGCGGCTCGGTCAGCGAATTAATGACGAAGAACATCACCACCGCCACGAGGCTGGAAAGAATGAGCGCGACGCCAAAGCCGGGAATGCCATAGGAGCCGAGTTTTTCGGCGGCGATGCCGAGGATCATGCCGACCACGATGGCCATCACCACCGGAATGAGGATGAGCGACAATTCGTGGATGACCGCCATCAGCATGATGAGAAAGATGCCGATGACAGACCAGGCGACAACCACCTCCAGCGCTTCACGGCCGAGCGGCTGCTGGCTGCGCGCATCATCGCGACGCGAGCCGGACATAGGCTCTTCCAGCGGATCCGCTCTTGTTACCGGAATGACTCCGGTCGTCGTGCCGGCATTTGCAGCAGCGCCGACCAAGCTGCCGGTCTTCTCCGGCCTGGCATTTTCATTCATCGAACGGTCCCCCAATAAGGTGACAAACGTTCGAGAAATGTGGCGGTTCCGGGGCGGCACAAATTTCTGCCGCCCCTTTTGCGTTTATGCGGAAAGCTTTAGCCCGATCCCCCAGGGGTCTTTGAGGACGATGCCGTCACTTTGCCTTTCGGTCGCGATTTCCAGCCGGTCGAGGGCCGCGATCGCCGTGTCGAGCGCGGCCTTCTCGTTGAACTTCAGCGAATAGCCGGCAAGGCCGGTCATGTTGTCCTTGCGGGCTACTGCCCCCCGGCTGTTCCAGATATTGGCGGCCACATGATGATGATAGGCCCCCGAGCCGAAGAAGCTCGCACCGGGATAACGCGCCATGATCTTCAGCCCCAGCACATCCTGATAGAACTCATCCGCCTGCGGAATATTGCCGACCTGCAGATGGATATGGCCGATGGCGGTTCCATCAGCAGCGCCGGTAAACGCCGTTTTCGGCGCGCTGTCGTAAAGCGCCCGCAGGTTGAGGCCGATCGTCGCCATCTCCACCGTGCCGTCGGGCTGGTAGCTCCATTCGTCCGGCGAACGGTCGCGATAGACCTCGATGCCGTTGCCTTCCGGGTCGGCAAGATAGATCGCCTCGCTGACCAGATGGTCTGACGCGCCCTGAAGCTGGATATTGTTATGGGCGGCATGCGCCAGCCAATGGGCGAGATCATTACGGCTCGGCATCAGGAAGGCGGTGTGGAACAGGCCCGCGGCATTGCGCGGCGCGCGTTCCGCCGTGTCGGAGGTGGACAGCGTCAGCAGCGGCTGGCCGTTTACCCCAAGCACTTCGCCGCTCGGATTCTTTTCAAGAACGGAAAGACCGATGATCTTCTGGTAAAAATCCGAAACGCGCGGCAGATCGTGAACGACGAGATGCGCCTGACCGACATAGGCCGGCCGCGTCAGGGCGAATTGTTTGATTTCACTCATCATGATCTCCATATTGAATCCGAAGCGCCATGGGGCGGATCGGTCGCCGATGATATCGGCCGACGCCGCTTTGCGGCGTTTGTCGAAGGCGAATATGGGCTGGTTTCGTCGTTCAGCAAAGATCGCAGTGTGGCGATTGACTGTCCACCATTCGTTGACAATGCCACCCGCTGGCGCTCTCTCCGGCTTTGACTTCGATCAAGGTGAAGACGGCGCTGCCGGGGAAATATGAGCCGAGCCCGACACGCGAAATGGCGGATCAAGCCAAAGGAGACAGCCATGTACAAGAAGATCATCGTACCGGTAGACCTCAGCGCCACCGACAAGGGGGAAAAGATCCTCGCCAGGGCCAAGGCGCTGCTGGACCCCGAAGGCGAGATCGTTCTCATCAACGTGGTCGAGGAACTGCCGGGTTATATGGCGATCGACCTGCCTGTCGACCTCATCGAAAACGCCATCAAGGACGCCAAGACCAAGCTTTCGGACCTCAAGACCAAGGCAGGTTTCAAGGGCAGCCAGGAAATCAGAAGCGGCGCACCCGCACGCGAGATCATCGCCGCCGCCGAAGAGCACAAGGCGGACCTCATCATCATCGCGTCGCACACGCCTGATTTCAGCAATTATTTCATCGGCGCCACCGCCGACCGCGTGGTGCGCCACGCTAAATGCTCGGTGCTGGTGGATCGCTAAGAGTTTGACGTTTTAGGGTTGCGGGCGGGTTTCCCGCACCCCAAGCTTTTCCAGGAAAAGTGGAATCCGGTTTTCCGTCCGGAAATGCGACAAAACAAGAAGATCGGCTGGAGGAGAAGTCCATGAATGTCGAAGGTTACGAAAAAATCCTGCGTGACCGCCAGCGCGAGCTTTATCGCCGCCTGCACAAAATCGAGGCCGATTTCGAGGAGCCGCGCAACCCCGATGACGAGGATCGCGCCAGCGAACGCAGCAATGACGAGGTGCTGGACGAGCTGGGGCAGGTGGGGCAGGACGAACTGCGCGCCATCGATGCCGCGCTCGACCGCGTCGCGAACGGCACTTTCGGCACCTGCGTCAAATGCGGAAGCAAGATTTCGGAGGATCGGCTGAAGGCGGTGCCCTATACGCCGTTTTGCCAGGAATGCGCTGCGGCTTTGTGAGGGTTGCGCTCTCTTTCTTCCGTCATGCCGGACCTGATCCGGCATCCAGCCGACGCGCGTCTGCGCGGCGAGAGATTTCTTTCAGCCCAAGGACTTGGGCTGGCTAGATACCGGCTCAGGGCCGGTATGACGGTGTGTAGGTACGACACCTGAAAAACTTATCCTTATTGCCAGGGAACGTCGCCTGCCCCCAACCTCTCCTTTCGCAACAGCCTCGAACGCAATTTGATCGCCGTTAACCGGACGCTGTCTTGTTCCTGTCTAATATTGTCTCCATGCTTTGATGAAGCACACAGACGGGATTGGACCAATGAGCGAGATGTGGCGGTTCGGGCGCCAGTATGATTTTCACGAGATCGTCGCCGATGGCATCGTCCACGGTGTCGGTATCGTATTTGCGCTGGTCGGCGCCACGGCGCTGATTTTTTACGCGACCGTCTGGGGCACGCTGAGCGCGATTGCCGCGGCGTGGATTTACGGTCTCGGTCTCGTCGCCTGTCTTTCCGTATCCTTCACCTACAATATCTGGCCGCATTCCAGGGTGAAATGGTTCCTGCGCCGCCTCGATCATTCGGCCATTTTCATTCTCATCGCCGCCACCTATACGCCCTTCCTGATGCGCGGTATCAACGATCCGCTGATCGCCGTCATGCTGGGCCTCATCTGGCTCGCGGCGCTCTGCGGCATTCTCCTCAAATGCCTGTTTCCCGGCCGTTACGACCGGGTGGCCATCGGCCTTTATCTCGCCATGGGCTGGAGCGGCATCATGGTGGTCGAGCCCCTGTCGTCGCATCTCGCCCCCGTCACGCTCTGGCTCATCGTCGCCGGCGGTGTCATCTATTCGCTCGGCGTGGTGTTCCATGTCTGGGAAAAGCTGCGTTTCCAGAACGCCATCTGGCACGGTTTCGTCGTCTCCGCCGCTGCGGTTCATTATTTCGCCGTGGTCACGGCCTTCAGCTTCGTTCCGCTCGCATCGTAATGACCGGCGCACTGGACATTGCTCCGCGTCATCGCTTAAGGCTCGTCGCAGGAGCCGCCGCCTTTCCACGGCTGCTCGTTCGGAAATATGAGGGTGAAGCAATAATGACCGTGGAACTGCGCGACGCGACCGTCGACGATCTCTCCGGCATCATGGAGATTTACAACGATGCGGTCGTCAACACGACGGCGATCTGGAACGAGGTCGTGGTCGATCTGGAGAACCGGAAGGAATGGTTCGCCGCCCGCACGTCACGGGGTTTTCCGGTCATCGTCGCCATTCTCGACGGCAAGGTTGCCGGCTACGCATCCTATGGCGACTGGCGCGCTTTTGATGGCTATCGCCACACCCGCGAACATTCGGTCTATGTGCACAAGGATGCCCGCGGCCACGGCATCGGCAAGCGGCTGATGCAGGCGCTGATCGACCATGCGAGCGGCAACGACGTGCATGTGCTGATCGCCGCCATCGAAGCGGAAAACACCGCTTCCATCCGCCTGCATGAAAGCCTCGGTTTCAGGGTCGTCGGCCGGTTTTCGGAAGTCGGTATCAAGTTCGGCCGCTGGCTGGATTTGACGTGTATGGAACTGAAGTTGGGCTAGTAGGCTGGATGGGTTGACGAGAGACGTCGCCCTTGTGCAGGACGTCCAACCTCTCCTCCGTCATCCTCGGGCTTGTCCCGAGGATCTGCAACCGATTGATTTTATTCGACGTGTTTGGATCCTCGGCACAGGGCCGAGGATGACGCTGAGTGCTTGGGATGGGCGTCAGTAAACCCACGTCGCTTGCCGTATCGGCGTCACCCACTACCCAATCAAACCGGCTCGAACACCATCGAATGGCCGTTAATGCAATAACGCAGTCCCGTGGGCGGCGGGCCGTCGGGGAAGACGTGGCCGAGATGGCCGCCGCAATTGGCGCAGCGGATTTCCGTGCGCACCATTCCGTGGGTTGCATCGCGATGTTCCGTCACAGCGCCGGGCTTCACAGGCTCGAAATAGCTCGGCCAGCCGCAGCCGGCATCGAATTTCGTATCGGAAAGGAACAGCGGCTCGTCGCAGGCCGCGCAGCGGTAGAGGCCCTTCTGGAATGTATCCCAATAGGGTCCGGTGAAGGCGCGCTCGGTGCCGTGTTCGCGCAGGATGCGATATTGCTCCGGCGTCAGCTGCTCACGCCAGTCCGCATCGGTCTTGTTCACTTTGGGGGATGTCAGATCGCTCATGGAATGATCCTTTCTGTTCCCGCCACAAATAATCATCGCCGCCGCCGATTGAAAGGGGCGAGGCGTCATAACGCGTTCGTTATGGGGCGGGAGTACCGATTTGGGTTGAGATGCCGGTGGGTATGGCTTAACTGAAACTCGATTTGAAAGAAGAACGCCATGCATTGGCGCGAAGGGATGGGGGACATCCCAGGAGATGTGAATGACATCAGATGTCACGGCGCTGACATTCCTGTCGCTGTTTCTGCCGTTTCTGGCAGCGCTTGCCGCGCCGGCCCTGGTGAAGAGGTTCGGCCATAATGCCGCGTGGATCATCGCGATCGCGCCGGCTTTCGCCTTCGTGCATTTCGCGCTGATGCTGCCGCAGATTGCGGCGGGCGGCGTGGTGACGGGCGGTTATGCCTGGGTGCCGAGCTTCAATCTCAGCTTCTCCTGGTTCATCGATGGCCTGTCGCTCACCTTCGCGCTGCTGATAACAGGCATTGGCGTGCTGATCGTGCTTTATGCCGGCGGTTACATGAAGGGGCATCCGCAGCAGGGCCGGTTCCTGTCCTTCCTGCTGCTGTTCATGGGCGCGATGCTGGGCGTCGTGGTCTCCGACAGCCTGCTGATGCTGTTCGTGTTCTGGGAACTCACCTCCATCACCTCCTTCCTGCTGATCGGCTTCGACCATGAGCGCGCCGCCTCGCGTCGGGCTGCGCTGCAGGCGCTGGTGGTGACGGGCGGTGGTGGGCTTTTGCTGCTTGCCGGGCTGATCTTCATCTGGGACATCAGTGGTTTGACGCAATTGTCGATGCTGGTGCGCGGTGGCGATATATTGCGTGACAGCCCGTTTTATCTGGCGGCGCTGCTGCTGGTCCTCGGCGGTGCCTTCACCAAATCGGCGCAGTTTCCCTTCCATTTCTGGCTGCCAAACGCCATGGAAGCGCCCACGCCGGTCTCGGCCTATCTGCATTCGGCAACCATGGTGAAGGCCGGCGTCTATCTCCTGATGCGGTTCAACCCGGTTCTCGGAGATACTGCCGCCTGGCAGATCCTGCTGCCCTTCTTCGGTGGCCTGTCCATGCTCACTGGCGCGTTGCTCGCCGTGCGCCAGACCGACCTGAAGCTGATGCTTGCCTATACCACCGTCTCCTCGCTCGGCCTGCTCGTCATGCTCACCGGTTTCGGTTCGGACCACGCCATCGAGGCGGCGGTGCTTTATCTGGTGGCGCATTCCCTGTTCAAGGGCGCCCTGTTCATGGTCGCGGGCATCATCGATCACGAGACCGGCACCCGTGACGTGACGAGGCTCGGCGGCCTGCGCAAGGCCATGCCCATCACCTTCGCCGCCGCACTTGCCGCCGCCATCTCCATGGCCGGCCTGCCGCCGTTTTTCGGCTTTCTCGCCAAGGAAGAGATTTATTACGCGCTGGCGCATGGCAATCCGCGCGCGGTGCTCTTCACCGGCATCGCTATCATCGGCAACGGGCTGATGTTCGCCGTGGCCTTCGCCGTAGGCTTGAAACCCTTCCTCGGCAAGCCGGTGAAAACCCCCAAACACGCGCATGAGGGTCCGTTGCTGCTCTGGCTCGGCCCGGCGCTGCTGGCGCTGAAGGGGCTCACGACAGCGCTCTTTGCCGGCATCGCGCATTTTTACATCTCCGCCCCCATGGCAAGCGCCATTGCGGGTGAACCGCGCCCGGTGGAAATCTCGCTCATTCCCCATATCGGCGTGCCGCTCAGCCTGTCGCTGCTGACGGTCGCGCTTGGCATCGCCCTTTACACAAAGCTTTCCGCGGTGCGCAGCCTGATGGACCGCAGCTTCAAGGCGCTGGGGGCCGGGCCGGACAGGGGCTTTGATGTCTTCATCGAAACGCTGGTGAGGATTTCCTTCCACGCCACACGGGTCATTCAGCCCGGCCGGCTGGAGTTTTACGTCACCGCCACCTTCGCCGTCATCGCCGCCGTGCTGCTGGTGCCGCTGTTTCTCTATGACGAGCTGCCGTCGATCCCGGCCTGGCCGAATGACATGCCCATTCACGAGCTGACCTTCATCGTCATCGCGGTGGCGGGTCTCTTCGCGGTGCTGACGGCATCGAGCCGGCTGACGGCCATCATCGCGCTCGGCATTCAGGGTTTTGCGGTGGCGGTCATCTTCCTCCTGTTCGGCGCCCCTGATCTCTCCTTCACGCAATTCATGGTCGAGACGCTCTCGGTCGTCATCCTGACGCTTGTCATGACGCGGCTGCGCCTGTCGCCGTCGGACCATCGCGGGCTCGGCCAGAAACTGCTTGATAGCACCATCGCCATTGCCTGCGGAACCGGCTTTGCCCTGTTCCTGATGCGGGCGACGGAGGCGAGCTTCGACAACCGCCTGACCGACTTCTACAACACCTATTCCAAGATCATCGCCCACGGGGCGAATGTGGTGAATGTCATCATCGTCGATTTCCGCGGCACGGATACGCTCGGCGAAATCGCTGTCGTGATGATAACCGGCCTTGCCATCCTCGCGCTCATCCGCATCCGCCCCGCCGCCGCACTCAAGGGGCCGGCGAAGACGGCGAAAAAGAAGGGAGCGCGGACATGAACACGCTCATCCTGCGCACGGTCGCGCCCGTCGTCACCAGCCTCATGGTGCTGTTTTCCATCTTCGTTTTGCTGCGTGGCCATAACGAGCCGGGCGGCGGTTTCATCGGCGGATTGATCGCCGTTTCGGCGCTCTCGATCTACGGCATCGCCTACGGCGTGACGGCGGTCCGGCGCGCCATCGTCTTTCATCCGCTCTCGATTGCCGGAGCAGGGCTGCTTCTGTCCATGCTGTCAGGCTTGGTCTCCATGGCATCAGGCGTGCCGTTCATGACCGGCCTCTGGGTCTATCCGAGCCTGTTCGGCGTCGAGGTGCCGCTCTCCACCGTCATGTCCTTCGATATCGGGGTTTATCTCGTCGTGGTCGGCGCCATCACCTCCATTGCGCTGGCGCTGGAAGAAAGGGAAAGCGACTGATGGAAGCGGTGTTCTCCATTCTCGTCGGCATCTTCTTTTCGGTGGCGATCTACCTCATGCTGTCGCGTCACAGCATCCGTATGCTGCTCGGCATCGCCATTCTCGGCAATGCGGTCAATCTGCTCCTGTTCACGGCGGGCAGGCTGACGCGGGACGTGCCGCCTATCATTCCGGCGGGCATGGACACGCTGCCCGCAGGTGCCGCCAATCCGCTGCCACAGGCGCTTATCCTGACGGCGATCGTGATTTCCTTTTCCTTCTTCTGTTTCCTTCTGGTCCTGACCTGGCGCGCCTTCCAGGAGTTGCAGACCGACGACACGG from Agrobacterium tumefaciens includes these protein-coding regions:
- a CDS encoding dihydrodipicolinate synthase family protein — its product is MATRFKGLSAFPITPADEAGRVDVEAFSALIARLDAAEVDSVGILGSTGIYMYLTREERRRAIEAAATILRGRRTLMAGVGALRTDEAVALAKDAEAAGADALLLAPVSYTPLTQEEAYHHFAAVAGATALPLAIYNNPTTTRFTFSDELLVRLAYIPNIRAIKMPLPADSDYAGELARLRPKLSDDFAIGYSGDWGCTEATLAGGDTWYSVVAGLLPVPALQLMRPAQAGNEEEAKRLDAAFQPLWALFQEFGSIRVVYAAANILSLTVSEPPRPILPLSSAERQRVEGALEALSAPETAP
- a CDS encoding polysaccharide deacetylase family protein, which encodes MMRRFLLAALLASAASTAFAGNGLVEPSLKMTPQHDGKVRVAMTLDACMGKTDHRILDTLVRERIPATIFVTTRWLKHNGEALAVLMAHPDLFEIENHGENHVPAVDKPVSIYGIAAAGSEAAVIQEVEGGRQAIVAATGLQPQWFRGATAKYTNSSMATINRLGMRVAGYSVNGDGGSLLGAAATAKHIAAAKDGDVIISHINQPTHEAGEGVVKGLLALKARGVIFARLDDPSFAPPGN
- a CDS encoding bifunctional transcriptional activator/DNA repair enzyme AdaA, whose product is MMLFKRPDTETLYSALVNKDPAYEGVAYVCVTSTKIFCRFTCTARKPKIENCRFRETIAECLEAGFRPCKRCKPILSYGTADETVTALLTALENEPARRWREEDVVALGHDPSTVRRTFKRRFGMSFLEIARLRRVGDAAESLASGEAVIGAQIDAGYESGSGFRSAINQFFGTSPAAMKGRGFLKGDWIDTPIGPMLAVADDHALHLLEFADRPALPAELKRLKARTGADMVLGRTAVTGQIAAELAAYFAGNSAAFETRLAGHGTPFERDVWRNLREIPAGEIVSYSSLATSMDRSSAVRAVARANGANQIAIVVPCHRVLGADGSLTGYGGGLWRKKWLIEHERRMASAQGLPLAS
- a CDS encoding AI-2E family transporter, translating into MNENARPEKTGSLVGAAANAGTTTGVIPVTRADPLEEPMSGSRRDDARSQQPLGREALEVVVAWSVIGIFLIMLMAVIHELSLILIPVVMAIVVGMILGIAAEKLGSYGIPGFGVALILSSLVAVVMFFVINSLTEPLSLLASEGPALVERSIDRFLPYLQSLRWLNISAASFSMGSMSMESLISRSGEIISVIGANITPAVIQGLIFLAALLMFLYSRLRLRKAIIMAFPARHQRLRTIRIIGSVEEVLGTYFATAALIYAGLGVTMVVIAYFGGLAMPLLWGLFAFLSSFVPFLGITAMTISLTVAGIITHDNMILALMPAAIFFTIHLLMENLAFPAVVGRNMEINPFLVFVMIIFWTWMWGAAGAMLALPLSLIAMTVTRELFPSRRVVPKLPD
- a CDS encoding VOC family protein, translating into MSEIKQFALTRPAYVGQAHLVVHDLPRVSDFYQKIIGLSVLEKNPSGEVLGVNGQPLLTLSTSDTAERAPRNAAGLFHTAFLMPSRNDLAHWLAHAAHNNIQLQGASDHLVSEAIYLADPEGNGIEVYRDRSPDEWSYQPDGTVEMATIGLNLRALYDSAPKTAFTGAADGTAIGHIHLQVGNIPQADEFYQDVLGLKIMARYPGASFFGSGAYHHHVAANIWNSRGAVARKDNMTGLAGYSLKFNEKAALDTAIAALDRLEIATERQSDGIVLKDPWGIGLKLSA
- a CDS encoding universal stress protein, giving the protein MYKKIIVPVDLSATDKGEKILARAKALLDPEGEIVLINVVEELPGYMAIDLPVDLIENAIKDAKTKLSDLKTKAGFKGSQEIRSGAPAREIIAAAEEHKADLIIIASHTPDFSNYFIGATADRVVRHAKCSVLVDR
- a CDS encoding TraR/DksA family transcriptional regulator: MNVEGYEKILRDRQRELYRRLHKIEADFEEPRNPDDEDRASERSNDEVLDELGQVGQDELRAIDAALDRVANGTFGTCVKCGSKISEDRLKAVPYTPFCQECAAAL
- the trhA gene encoding PAQR family membrane homeostasis protein TrhA; the protein is MSEMWRFGRQYDFHEIVADGIVHGVGIVFALVGATALIFYATVWGTLSAIAAAWIYGLGLVACLSVSFTYNIWPHSRVKWFLRRLDHSAIFILIAATYTPFLMRGINDPLIAVMLGLIWLAALCGILLKCLFPGRYDRVAIGLYLAMGWSGIMVVEPLSSHLAPVTLWLIVAGGVIYSLGVVFHVWEKLRFQNAIWHGFVVSAAAVHYFAVVTAFSFVPLAS
- a CDS encoding GNAT family N-acetyltransferase → MTVELRDATVDDLSGIMEIYNDAVVNTTAIWNEVVVDLENRKEWFAARTSRGFPVIVAILDGKVAGYASYGDWRAFDGYRHTREHSVYVHKDARGHGIGKRLMQALIDHASGNDVHVLIAAIEAENTASIRLHESLGFRVVGRFSEVGIKFGRWLDLTCMELKLG
- the msrB gene encoding peptide-methionine (R)-S-oxide reductase MsrB gives rise to the protein MSDLTSPKVNKTDADWREQLTPEQYRILREHGTERAFTGPYWDTFQKGLYRCAACDEPLFLSDTKFDAGCGWPSYFEPVKPGAVTEHRDATHGMVRTEIRCANCGGHLGHVFPDGPPPTGLRYCINGHSMVFEPV